A genomic window from Punica granatum isolate Tunisia-2019 chromosome 2, ASM765513v2, whole genome shotgun sequence includes:
- the LOC116197828 gene encoding zinc finger protein CONSTANS-LIKE 7-like produces MSSPSSPSPTPGISMRASDGDRRHASRRSRTRTRKPKFLSLLRIELSATAAEMTDDRRHRRKQRARQHHQQLSLFPLHPEEAASGGLVDETKDVQSHYEENVNVNLLFNGEDTSATTLNGLLDGGEAAAVACSEEGSVGSRDSVPRLRDGADYGRGDHQHRSSLLVRAAMKSGGREEEEKWVSYNEVVERKAQPDQEPEEVSSCSAAANSSDRDRGQGCWQRQPRGEGERWSGGLLLKLDYEEILNSWSDKGSLFIGYNGGPLHYHHHEAPQRVPELNAEHPGLDSTVNNGLSDRWGSSANVWTVPDQKIDGGNSMPEEKEGRSRQREASVLRYKEKRQNRLFSKRIRYEVRKLNAEKRPRIKGRFVRRSSEDD; encoded by the exons ATGTCTTCaccctcttctccttctccaacTCCTGGCATTAGCATGCGAGCAAGTGACGGGGATCGAAGGCATGCATCCCGGAGATCGAGAACCAGGACCCGGAAGCCCAAGTTCCTCAGTCTCCTCCGCATCGAGCTCTCCGCCACCGCCGCTGAGATGACCGACGACCGGCGCCACCGCCGGAAACAGCGGGCCCGCCAGCATCACCAGCAGCTCAGCCTGTTCCCCCTGCACCCGGAGGAGGCAGCCAGCGGCGGCCTCGTTGACGAGACCAAGGACGTCCAGAGCCACTACGAAGAGAACGTGAACGTTAACCTCCTCTTCAACGGGGAAGATACGAGTGCCACGACACTCAACGGCCTCCTCGATGGCGGAGAGGCTGCCGCCGTGGCGTGCTCGGAGGAGGGTTCCGTCGGGAGTCGGG ATTCTGTGCCGCGGCTGAGGGACGGTGCGGACTATGGCAGAGGAGATCATCAGCACCGGAGCTCGCTGCTGGTACGGGCGGCAATGAAGAGCGGggggagggaggaggaggagaagtgGGTGAGCTACAACGAGGTGGTGGAAAGGAAGGCGCAACCCGACCAGGAGCCGGAGGAAGTGAGCAGCTGCTCAGCGGCTGCCAATAGTAGTGATCGGGACAGGGGGCAGGGATGTTGGCAGCGGCAACCGAGGGGGGAGGGGGAACGATGGTCGGGAGGGCTTCTGTTGAAGCTCGACTACGAGGAGATTCTGAATAGCTGGTCCGATAAGGGGTCACTCTTCATTGGTTATAATGGCGGGCCTCTTCACTATCATCATCATGAGGCTCCACAGAGAGTCCCTGAGCTCAACGCTGAACATCCCGGGCTTGACTCCACCGTTAATAAT GGGCTGAGTGATAGATGGGGAAGTAGTGCAAATGTATGGACTGTCCCCGATCAGAAGATAGATGGCGGCAACTCGATGCCAGAGGAAAAGGAAGGGAGGTCCAGGCAAAGAGAAGCGAGCGTCTTGCGGTACAAGGAGAAAAGGCAGAACAGGCTCTTCTCTAAACGAATTAgatacgaagtccggaagctcAACGCCGAGAAGCGACCTCGAATCAAG GGTCGATTCGTGAGGAGGAGTAGTGAAGACGATTAG
- the LOC116197829 gene encoding 17.8 kDa class I heat shock protein-like — protein MSLISRIFGDETFDPFLSMVNKCPVLSTPTDWKETPEAHIFVVDLPGLKKDEVKVEIDEDSVLKISGERKTTDEPDQEKGKEGSTDKWHRVERCRGKFLRRFKLPPSAKTDQVKASMENGVLTVTIPKQEVKKPESRKIEIQEGKN, from the coding sequence ATGTCTCTCATTTCTCGGATCTTCGGGGACGAGACCTTCGACCCGTTCCTCTCGATGGTCAACAAGTGCCCCGTCCTTAGCACCCCGACTGACTGGAAGGAGACCCCCGAGGCTCACATCTTCGTGGTCGACCTCCCAGGCCTCAAGAAAGATGAGGTCAAGGTGGAGATCGACGAGGACAGTGTTCTCAAGATCAGCGGGGAGAGGAAGACCACTGACGAGCCGGACCAGGAGAAGGGCAAGGAGGGCAGCACCGATAAGTGGCACCGCGTGGAACGGTGCCGCGGTAAGTTCCTAAGGAGGTTTAAGCTGCCTCCGAGCGCGAAGACGGATCAGGTCAAGGCCTCCATGGAGAATGGGGTCCTCACCGTGACGATCCCCAAGCAGGAGGTGAAGAAGCCGGAATCGAGGAAGATCGAGATTCAGGAGGGCAAGAACTGA